The Sphingomonas sp. LY54 genome includes a region encoding these proteins:
- a CDS encoding YbaB/EbfC family nucleoid-associated protein, with product MPNLDDIMKMAQNAQAELQKAQANLDTIEVEGVSGGGLVKVRASAKGRIIGVDLDESLLAPSEKQMTEDLIVAALNDARSKADVAANAEMQKITAGLPLPPGMKMPF from the coding sequence ATGCCCAACCTCGATGACATCATGAAGATGGCCCAGAATGCCCAGGCCGAGCTGCAGAAGGCGCAGGCCAATCTCGACACGATCGAGGTCGAGGGCGTCTCGGGCGGCGGCCTGGTCAAGGTTCGCGCCTCGGCCAAGGGCCGCATCATCGGCGTCGACCTCGACGAGAGCCTGCTCGCGCCCAGCGAGAAGCAGATGACCGAGGATCTGATCGTCGCCGCACTGAACGATGCGCGGAGCAAGGCAGACGTCGCGGCCAATGCCGAGATGCAGAAAATCACGGCCGGCCTGCCGTTGCCGCCGGGCATGAAGATGCCGTTCTAA
- the rpoH gene encoding RNA polymerase sigma factor RpoH, with the protein MASGNKGLATIPATGGEAGLNRYLTEIKKFPILAPEEEYMLAKRWTEHQDTDAAAKLVNSHLRLVAKIAMGYRGYGLPVSELISEGNIGLMQGVKKFEPERGFRLATYAMWWIRASIQEFILRSWSLVKMGTTAAQKKLFFNLRRMKNQIEAFEDGDLKPEDVTKIATHLGVSEDDVISMNRRMAMGGDTSLNVPLREEGEGQWQDWLVDTDPLQDERVAEAEETKVRHDLLVQAMDALNDREKHILTERRLSEDPKTLEELSQVYDVSRERIRQIEVRAFEKLQKALMNLAGERRLLPAG; encoded by the coding sequence ATGGCAAGCGGTAACAAAGGCCTGGCGACGATCCCCGCGACCGGCGGCGAAGCGGGTCTCAATCGCTATCTGACCGAAATCAAGAAATTCCCCATCCTCGCCCCCGAGGAGGAATATATGCTGGCCAAGCGCTGGACCGAGCATCAGGATACCGATGCGGCGGCCAAGCTGGTCAATTCGCACCTGCGCCTCGTCGCCAAGATCGCGATGGGCTACCGCGGCTACGGCCTGCCGGTGTCCGAGCTGATCTCCGAGGGCAATATCGGCCTCATGCAGGGCGTGAAGAAGTTCGAGCCCGAAAGGGGCTTCCGCCTGGCGACCTACGCCATGTGGTGGATCCGCGCGTCGATCCAGGAATTCATCCTGCGCTCGTGGTCGCTCGTGAAAATGGGCACGACCGCGGCGCAGAAGAAGCTGTTCTTCAACCTTCGCCGGATGAAGAACCAGATCGAGGCGTTCGAGGACGGCGATCTGAAGCCTGAGGACGTGACCAAGATCGCGACCCATCTCGGCGTCTCCGAGGACGACGTGATCTCGATGAACCGTCGCATGGCGATGGGCGGCGACACGTCTCTGAACGTGCCGCTGCGCGAGGAAGGCGAAGGCCAGTGGCAGGACTGGCTGGTCGACACCGACCCGCTGCAGGACGAGCGCGTCGCCGAGGCCGAGGAGACCAAGGTCCGTCACGATCTGCTCGTCCAGGCGATGGACGCGCTGAACGACCGCGAGAAGCACATCCTCACCGAGCGTCGCCTGTCGGAAGATCCGAAGACGCTAGAGGAACTGAGCCAGGTCTATGACGTCAGCCGCGAGCGCATCCGCCAGATCGAGGTGCGGGCGTTCGAGAAGCTGCAGAAGGCGCTGATGAACTTGGCGGGCGAACGCCGATTGCTTCCCGCTGGCTAA
- a CDS encoding RluA family pseudouridine synthase, whose amino-acid sequence MNRGVSVIQATIAADAAGWRLDRALAAALPTVSRERLKALISAGEVRNPEGVQVRDPAAKAKPGAYEIRIPEPAPAHNEPQDIALEIVFEDDHLVIVDKPAGMVVHPAAGNFDGTLVNALLHHCAGRLSSIGGVARPGIVHRIDKDTSGLLVVAKTDVTHEGLSAQFARHSIDRRYQAIVAGVPNPASGTVDAPLARSSANRQKMAIVAEGRGKRAVTHFRLVTPLREAALIECRLETGRTHQVRVHMTSIGHPLLGDPVYGRTRTVHRDVLNQLDFKRQALHAAVLGFVHPVSKENLSFKSAVPSDMQELFRALTV is encoded by the coding sequence ATGAACCGGGGGGTTTCTGTTATTCAGGCGACGATCGCCGCCGATGCCGCGGGCTGGCGGCTTGACCGCGCGCTCGCCGCGGCGCTGCCGACCGTCTCGCGCGAGCGGCTGAAGGCGCTGATCAGCGCCGGCGAAGTCCGCAATCCGGAAGGCGTTCAGGTTCGGGATCCGGCGGCGAAGGCCAAGCCGGGGGCGTACGAGATCCGCATCCCCGAGCCCGCGCCGGCGCATAACGAGCCGCAGGATATCGCGCTGGAGATCGTGTTTGAGGACGACCACCTCGTGATCGTCGACAAGCCTGCCGGAATGGTGGTCCACCCCGCCGCCGGAAACTTCGACGGGACGTTGGTCAACGCCCTGCTCCACCATTGCGCCGGACGGCTTTCGAGCATCGGCGGGGTGGCGCGGCCGGGCATCGTGCACCGCATCGACAAGGACACGTCGGGATTGCTCGTCGTGGCCAAGACGGACGTGACGCACGAAGGCCTTTCCGCGCAGTTCGCCAGGCACAGCATCGACCGCCGCTACCAGGCGATCGTCGCGGGCGTGCCCAATCCGGCGAGCGGAACGGTCGACGCCCCGCTCGCCCGCTCGTCCGCCAATCGCCAGAAGATGGCAATCGTGGCCGAGGGGCGCGGCAAGCGCGCGGTGACCCATTTCCGGCTGGTGACGCCGCTCCGCGAAGCCGCACTGATCGAATGCCGCCTCGAGACCGGGCGGACGCACCAGGTGCGGGTCCACATGACGTCGATTGGGCATCCGTTGCTCGGCGACCCGGTTTATGGGCGCACCAGAACCGTTCACCGTGATGTACTCAATCAATTGGACTTCAAACGTCAGGCTCTGCATGCTGCAGTCCTCGGGTTCGTTCATCCCGTCTCGAAGGAAAACTTATCCTTCAAAAGCGCCGTCCCGTCCGATATGCAGGAACTGTTCAGGGCGCTCACCGTATAG